A single genomic interval of Primulina huaijiensis isolate GDHJ02 chromosome 7, ASM1229523v2, whole genome shotgun sequence harbors:
- the LOC140981463 gene encoding protein S40-6-like, with translation MNLGHFKLQFSFSALGFATRNVFHGGFSSWLGNYSGGRMIKAALDEGDLQEDEVWSVMKTTEGSKSNSNSKTRKKVSPASAWRSAVAISSRGGDQTEDLAADFVTQHSSALIDIPDWSKTLKMKSKENLWDDDDDACYYPNDHESDDGDQSKTHHVKNDDDVDDDQMVPPHEYLARKLASTQIASFSMCEGVGRTLKGRDLSKMRNAILTKTGFLG, from the coding sequence ATGAATTTAGGGCATTTCAAGCTTCAGTTCTCATTTTCAGCACTAGGTTTCGCAACTCGTAATGTCTTCCACGGAGGATTTTCATCGTGGCTCGGAAACTACAGCGGTGGAAGAATGATAAAGGCTGCGTTGGACGAAGGAGATCTTCAAGAAGATGAAGTGTGGTCAGTAATGAAGACAACTGAAGGTTCGAAGTCAAACTCGAACtcgaaaacaagaaagaaagttTCACCAGCATCTGCATGGCGTTCAGCGGTTGCCATTTCTTCAAGAGGGGGAGACCAGACGGAGGACTTGGCCGCAGATTTTGTTACTCAACATTCATCAGCTCTTATAGATATTCCAGATTGGTCCAAGACTTTGAAGATGAAATCCAAAGAGAACTTGtgggatgatgatgatgatgcatGTTATTATCCAAATGATCATGAATCTGACGATGGAGATCAGAGTAAAACCCATCATGTTAAAAATGACGATGATGTGGATGATGATCAGATGGTCCCACCGCATGAATATTTAGCAAGAAAGCTTGCAAGCACACAAATCGCTTCATTTTCAATGTGTGAAGGAGTTGGTAGAACTCTGAAAGGAAGAGACCTTAGCAAGATGAGGAATGCCATTTTAACCAAGACTGGTTTTCTtggatga
- the LOC140980503 gene encoding uncharacterized protein — translation MNWVFCSMSLKSLPAKKRDIFVRGFHLGNHFTSPVAEDIIFKAVCVNVKRKKWNFVDQLSSTLTNSLICRVFREFQRSPNLVLEFHQRTRVREGLLDSLESCCILIYAMVNHRNFDDALCLMKKLIISKGYFPLEISEALVNSYDACFSSSAVFDALIRTCTELGATEDAYVVIEKLRSRGFWISIHAWNNFLNHLLKIDEVGIFWIAYNEMISYGYCENLNSLNLIIYAHCIEGELSKAFAVLSRMLKGGISTNVISFNMLIDGACRAFDLTLAHELVKKMEDMSRGCASPNVVSYNCLINGYCKVGKMDCAKEILVEMVMMEVVPNVRTYATMVDGYVRHGYLEEAFRLCDIMVEKGLMLDSVTYNSLIHWIYVQGYTSVASLLLSNMMENYISPDHFTHSIVAKELCRNDHVTEALKFHSWALDNNLVKDSFPYNILINYLCRSNNISGAKQLLCSMFVRGFVPNFVTYATMIDGYCKAG, via the coding sequence ATGAACTGGGTTTTCTGTTCCATGTCTCTGAAGTCTCTTCCAGCAAAAAAGAGGGATATTTTTGTAAGAGGCTTTCACTTGGGCAACCATTTCACAAGCCCAGTTGCTGAAGATATTATTTTCAAAGCTGTTTGTGTGAATGTAAAGCGGAAGAAATGGAATTTTGTGGACCAGCTGTCTTCGACACTCACAAATTCCTTGATTTGCCGTGTTTTCCGAGAGTTTCAGAGATCTCCAAATCTAGTTTTAGAGTTCCACCAGAGAACAAGAGTACGTGAAGGCCTTTTGGATTCATTAGAGTCTTGTTGTATTCTGATTTATGCGATGGTGAATCATAGGAACTTTGATGATGCATTATGTTtgatgaaaaaattgataatatcaaaagGTTATTTTCCTTTGGAGATTTCAGAAGCTCTGGTCAATAGTTACGATGCATGTTTTTCAAGCAGTGCAGTTTTTGATGCGTTGATTAGGACTTGTACAGAACTTGGGGCGACAGAGGATGCATATGTTGTGATCGAGAAACTGAGATCAAGAGGCTTTTGGATTTCAATTCATGCATGGAACAATTTTTTGAACCATCTCTTGAAGATAGACGAAGTTGGTATATTTTGGATAGCGTACAATGAAATGATATCATATGGATATTGTGAAAATTTGAATTCACTGAATCTTATAATTTATGCTCATTGTATAGAAGGTGAACTTTCTAAAGCATTCGCAGTGTTATCTAGGATGTTGAAAGGTGGGATTTCGACAAATGTCATCAGTTTTAATATGCTAATTGATGGCGCGTGTAGGGCTTTTGACCTCACTTTAGCTCATGAActtgtaaagaaaatggaagatATGTCCAGAGGTTGTGCTTCCCCTAATGTAGTTAGTTACAATTGTCTCATCAACGGTTATTGTAAGGTGGGTAAGATGGATTGCGCCAAAGAAATTCTAGTTGAAATGGTCATGATGGAAGTGGTGCCTAATGTTAGGACCTATGCTACCATGGTTGATGGATATGTGAGGCACGGGTATCTGGAGGAGGCTTTCAGACTATGTGATATAATGGTCGAAAAAGGTCTGATGCTTGATTCAGTGACATATAATTCGCTCATTCATTGGATATATGTACAAGGTTATACCAGTGTAGCTTCTCTTTTGTTATCCAATATGATGGAAAATTACATATCTCCTGATCATTTCACTCATTCTATCGTTGCAAAAGAACTATGCCGGAATGATCATGTTACCGAGGCTCTAAAATTCCATAGCTGGGCTCTAGACAATAACCTTGTGAAAGATAGCTTCCCTTACAATATTCTCATCAATTATCTTTGCAGAAGCAACAATATATCAGGAGCCAAACAGCTTCTATGCTCCATGTTTGTTAGGGGATTCGTCCCGAACTTTGTGACATATGCTACCATGATTGATGGATACTGTAAGGCAGGTTGA
- the LOC140980504 gene encoding uncharacterized protein: protein MSKSSATAAVIRPQDYAGSPVHYAVAVGDHATLNKLLSLIPRLPDPTSIRTESDSVSQERLADKVSSSLDRRDNRLRETPLHLAVRLNDVIAARALATAGADISLQNAAGWNPLQEALLHRSTEIVSVLVQRHHLAAWSKWRRRLPSVVAALRRMRDFYMEISFHFESSIVPFVGKIAPSDTYKIWKREGNLRADTSLAGYDGLKIQRANQSFLFLNDIYDSALDIPLGSLFILNHDEKKIYDAFENAGNPLSDSDISNFCNQTSVYRPGMDVTKAELIARTNWRRQEKTENVGEWKARVYEMHNVIFTFRSRKVYPGESREDPFGPTCVLPLEIDEESDDGFIVAENPRFSVSNDRQRRHSSFVREEREFVTVSRKSVDIIPIDSRRRAPPSSVDRVVAPPDTKEKEYAKNLRPTLWLTEQFPLKTEELLPLLDILVHKVKAVRRMREILTTTFPPGTFPVKIAIPVVPTVKVVITFTKFVELQPIEHFYTPLSSPKQFSSGSRGEGGEAERTSSYFSSWLSRSGSRQQGCSGGEHIIDPFAIPSGYSWSSFDEKNRKMKKSKSSRRTK, encoded by the exons ATGTCCAAGTCTTCGGCGACGGCCGCCGTCATACGGCCTCAAGACTACGCCGGCAGCCCCGTTCATTATGCCGTGGCAGTCGGCGATCACGCCACTCTTAACAAACTCCTCTCTTTGATTCCCCGGCTGCCAGATCCAACCAGTATCCGGACCGAGTCCGATTCCGTTTCCCAAGAACGTCTTGCTGATAAAGTATCTTCCTCCCTCGACCGCCGGGACAACCGCTTAAGAGAAACCCCACTCCATCTTGCCGTACGCTTAAACGACGTCATCGCTGCTCGAGCCCTGGCGACTGCCGGAGCTGACATTTCACTTCAGAATGCGGCGGGGTGGAACCCTCTTCAGGAGGCTCTCCTCCACCGATCTACAGAGATTGTCTCGGTTCTAGTACAGCGGCACCACCTCGCCGCCTGGTCCAAGTGGCGCCGTCGTCTTCCCAGTGTCGTCGCCGCTCTCCGCCGCATGCGTGATTTCTACATGGAAATTTCGTTCCATTTCGAGAGTTCCATCGTTCCCTTCGTCGGGAAAATTGCTCCATCCGACACGTACAAAATCTGGAAGCGGGAAGGAAATTTACGGGCCGATACCTCACTCGCGGGGTACGACGGTCTGAAAATCCAACGCGCTAATCAAAGCTTTCTTTTCCTCAACGATATTTACGACAGTGCTCTCGATATCCCACTGGGTTCCCTATTCATCCTCAATCACGACGAGAAAAAAATCTACGACGCCTTCGAGAACGCCGGGAACCCATTATCTGACTCTGACATTTCAAATTTCTGTAATCAGACCAGTGTCTATCGTCCCGGAATGGACGTTACGAAAGCCGAATTAATCGCCCGTACAAATTGGAGACGCCAAGAAAAGACTGAAAATGTAGGAGAGTGGAAGGCAAGGGTTTACGAAATGCACAACGTAATTTTCACTTTCCGGTCACGTAAAGTATATCCGGGAGAAAGTCGAGAAGACCCGTTTGGGCCCACATGCGTTTTGCCATTGGAGATCGACGAGGAGTCCGACGATGGATTCATCGTTGCTGAAAATCCAAGATTCAGTGTGTCGAACGACAGGCAGCGGAGACACAGCAGTTTCGTGAGAGAGGAAAGAGAATTTGTAACGGTGTCAAGAAAGAGCGTGGACATAATCCCCATTGATTCCAGGAGAAGAGCTCCACCTTCATCGGTGGACAGGGTGGTGGCGCCGCCAGATACCAAGGAGAAGGAGTACGCCAAGAATTTGCGGCCGACGTTATGGTTAACGGAGCAGTTTCCACTGAAGACGGAGGAGCTGCTGCCGTTGCTGGACATCTTGGTGCATAAAGTGAAGGCCGTACGGCGGATGAGGGAGATCCTGACGACGACGTTTCCTCCTGGGACATTTCCTGTAAAG ATAGCAATCCCTGTGGTTCCTACAGTGAAGGTGGTGATCACATTCACAAAATTTGTTGAGCTACAGCCAATTGAGCATTTTTACACTCCTCTGTCAAGTCCCAAGCAGTTTTCTAGTGGTAGTCGCGGAGAAGGCGGTGAGGCTGAGAGAACAAGCAGCTACTTCTCATCATGGCTATCGAGGAGCGGGAGCCGCCAGCAGGGTTGCAGCGGGGGCGAGCACATTATCGATCCGTTTGCTATTCCGAGTGGATACAGTTGGAGTAGTTTTGATGAGAAGAATAGGAAAATGAAGAAGTCAAAGTCCAGTAGGAGAACTAAGTGA
- the LOC140980207 gene encoding L-ascorbate oxidase homolog isoform X2, with protein sequence MRGCSGVSCFFALLLVFYVANGDNPYRFYTWKITYGDIYPLGFKQQGILINGQFPGPQIDCVTNDNLIISVYNYLDEPFLISWNGILQRKNSWQDGVFGTTCPIPPGKNFTYILQVKDQIGSYYYFPSLGLHKAAGGFGSIKIYSRPLIPVPFPPPAGDHSVLVGDWFKSSHKQLRYILDSGHNLPFPDGLLINGRGWNGITFNVDSGKTYRFRISNVGLSTSINFRIQGHMMTLVEVEGSHTIQNTYSSIDIHLGQSYSVLVKADQPPKDYYIVISSRFTSTVLTSTAILHYRNSFSKVSGYLPGGPTIQIDWSLDQARSIRRNLTASAPRPNPQGSYHYGLIKPSRTVILANSAPYINGKQRYAVNSVSYVSPDTPLKLADYFKIGGVFTIGRIPDKPAAGNAYLATSVMNSDYRAFVEIVFQNWEDTVQSWHMNGNAFFVVGMDGGQWTTASRTGYNLRDAVFRSTAQVYPKSWTAVYLALDNVGMWNIRSENWARQYLGQQFYLRVYTASTSLRDEYPVPRDALLCGRARGRHTRPF encoded by the exons ATGAGAGGGTGTTCCGGAGTGTCCTGTTTCTTTGCATTGCTGCTCGTATTCTATGTCGCTAATGGCGACAACCCATATAGATTTTACACTTGGAAAATCACATATGGTGATATCTATCCGCTTGGCTTTAAGCAACAG GGAATTCTTATTAATGGGCAGTTTCCAGGGCCTCAGATTGACTGTGTGACTAATGATAATTTGATTATCAGTGTTTACAACTACTTGGACGAACCGTTCCTCATTTCTTG GAACGGGATCCTGCAAAGGAAGAATTCGTGGCAGGATGGAGTATTTGGCACGACGTGCCCAATCCCACCCGGAAAAAACTTTACTTACATCCTTCAAGTAAAGGATCAAATCGGTAGCTACTACTACTTTCCATCACTAGGACTCCATAAGGCCGCCGGTGGGTTTGGGAGCATAAAAATTTATAGCCGTCCACTAATTCCGGTACCTTTTCCCCCTCCTGCTGGAGACCACTCCGTTCTGGTTGGAGATTGGTTCAAGAGTAGCCACAAA CAACTGAGGTATATTTTGGATAGTGGTCATAATCTTCCGTTTCCGGATGGACTTCTCATCAATGGCCGTGGTTGGAATGGAATTACGTTCAATGTTGATTCAG GCAAAACATACAGGTTCAGGATATCGAATGTTGGGCTTAGTACTTCGATTAATTTCAGAATCCAGGGCCACATGATGACACTCGTGGAGGTAGAAGGATCACACACGATCCAGAACACGTACTCATCTATCGATATCCATTTAGGGCAGTCGTACTCGGTTTTGGTTAAAGCCGATCAGCCACCAAAGGACTATTATATCGTAATATCTTCACGTTTCACTTCTACTGTGCTTACAAGCACTGCCATTCTCCATTATAGAAACTCATTCAGTAAAGTTTCGGGATATCTCCCTGGTGGACCTACAATTCAGATTGATTGGTCTCTGGATCAGGCTAGATCGATACG CCGCAATCTGACAGCCAGTGCGCCTAGACCGAATCCTCAAGGCTCATATCACTATGGATTGATCAAGCCATCTAGGACCGTTATCCTTGCCAACTCCGCTCCATATATAAACGGCAAACAACGATATGCAGTGAACAGTGTATCCTATGTTTCCCCAGACACCCCTTTGAAACTGGCTGACTACTTCAAGATTGGAGGAGTCTTCACCATTGGCAGAATACCTGACAAACCCGCAGCCGGAAATGCCTATCTGGCAACCTCTGTTATGAATTCTGATTACCGAGCTTTTGTAGAGATCGTGTTCCAAAATTGGGAGGATACAGTCCAATCTTGGCACATGAATGGAAACGCTTTCTTTGTTGTCGG AATGGATGGTGGACAGTGGACTACAGCAAGTAGGACAGGCTACAATCTGAGAGATGCAGTTTTTCGTAGCACTGCTCAG GTGTACCCGAAATCTTGGACCGCAGTCTATCTAGCTTTGGACAATGTAGGCATGTGGAACATAAGGTCTGAGAACTGGGCCAGGCAGTATTTAGGACAGCAATTTTATTTAAGAGTTTACACCGCTTCAACATCACTGAGAGACGAGTATCCGGTTCCACGAGACGCACTTCTATGTGGCCGAGCAAGAGGGCGTCACACTCGACCCTTTTGA
- the LOC140980207 gene encoding L-ascorbate oxidase homolog isoform X1, which yields MVVLFSALFAGVCVGVFCRNRSRNSLEGSCLMQFIDEMNVVQSIRIVFFFAVRSHLRKMVPTYAVGSASVFLGILINGQFPGPQIDCVTNDNLIISVYNYLDEPFLISWNGILQRKNSWQDGVFGTTCPIPPGKNFTYILQVKDQIGSYYYFPSLGLHKAAGGFGSIKIYSRPLIPVPFPPPAGDHSVLVGDWFKSSHKQLRYILDSGHNLPFPDGLLINGRGWNGITFNVDSGKTYRFRISNVGLSTSINFRIQGHMMTLVEVEGSHTIQNTYSSIDIHLGQSYSVLVKADQPPKDYYIVISSRFTSTVLTSTAILHYRNSFSKVSGYLPGGPTIQIDWSLDQARSIRRNLTASAPRPNPQGSYHYGLIKPSRTVILANSAPYINGKQRYAVNSVSYVSPDTPLKLADYFKIGGVFTIGRIPDKPAAGNAYLATSVMNSDYRAFVEIVFQNWEDTVQSWHMNGNAFFVVGMDGGQWTTASRTGYNLRDAVFRSTAQVYPKSWTAVYLALDNVGMWNIRSENWARQYLGQQFYLRVYTASTSLRDEYPVPRDALLCGRARGRHTRPF from the exons ATGGTGGTGCTGTTTTCCGCGCTCTTTGCGGGTGTCTGCGTGGGTGTGTTCTGTCGAAATCGGAGTCGAAATTCACTCGAGGGTAGCTGTTTGATGCAGTTTATAGATGAAATGAACGTTGTTCAGAGCATaagaattgtttttttttttgctgtccGTTCTCATTTGAGGAAGATGGTACCCACTTATGCTGTTGGATCTGCCTCTGTGTTTCTG GGAATTCTTATTAATGGGCAGTTTCCAGGGCCTCAGATTGACTGTGTGACTAATGATAATTTGATTATCAGTGTTTACAACTACTTGGACGAACCGTTCCTCATTTCTTG GAACGGGATCCTGCAAAGGAAGAATTCGTGGCAGGATGGAGTATTTGGCACGACGTGCCCAATCCCACCCGGAAAAAACTTTACTTACATCCTTCAAGTAAAGGATCAAATCGGTAGCTACTACTACTTTCCATCACTAGGACTCCATAAGGCCGCCGGTGGGTTTGGGAGCATAAAAATTTATAGCCGTCCACTAATTCCGGTACCTTTTCCCCCTCCTGCTGGAGACCACTCCGTTCTGGTTGGAGATTGGTTCAAGAGTAGCCACAAA CAACTGAGGTATATTTTGGATAGTGGTCATAATCTTCCGTTTCCGGATGGACTTCTCATCAATGGCCGTGGTTGGAATGGAATTACGTTCAATGTTGATTCAG GCAAAACATACAGGTTCAGGATATCGAATGTTGGGCTTAGTACTTCGATTAATTTCAGAATCCAGGGCCACATGATGACACTCGTGGAGGTAGAAGGATCACACACGATCCAGAACACGTACTCATCTATCGATATCCATTTAGGGCAGTCGTACTCGGTTTTGGTTAAAGCCGATCAGCCACCAAAGGACTATTATATCGTAATATCTTCACGTTTCACTTCTACTGTGCTTACAAGCACTGCCATTCTCCATTATAGAAACTCATTCAGTAAAGTTTCGGGATATCTCCCTGGTGGACCTACAATTCAGATTGATTGGTCTCTGGATCAGGCTAGATCGATACG CCGCAATCTGACAGCCAGTGCGCCTAGACCGAATCCTCAAGGCTCATATCACTATGGATTGATCAAGCCATCTAGGACCGTTATCCTTGCCAACTCCGCTCCATATATAAACGGCAAACAACGATATGCAGTGAACAGTGTATCCTATGTTTCCCCAGACACCCCTTTGAAACTGGCTGACTACTTCAAGATTGGAGGAGTCTTCACCATTGGCAGAATACCTGACAAACCCGCAGCCGGAAATGCCTATCTGGCAACCTCTGTTATGAATTCTGATTACCGAGCTTTTGTAGAGATCGTGTTCCAAAATTGGGAGGATACAGTCCAATCTTGGCACATGAATGGAAACGCTTTCTTTGTTGTCGG AATGGATGGTGGACAGTGGACTACAGCAAGTAGGACAGGCTACAATCTGAGAGATGCAGTTTTTCGTAGCACTGCTCAG GTGTACCCGAAATCTTGGACCGCAGTCTATCTAGCTTTGGACAATGTAGGCATGTGGAACATAAGGTCTGAGAACTGGGCCAGGCAGTATTTAGGACAGCAATTTTATTTAAGAGTTTACACCGCTTCAACATCACTGAGAGACGAGTATCCGGTTCCACGAGACGCACTTCTATGTGGCCGAGCAAGAGGGCGTCACACTCGACCCTTTTGA
- the LOC140980717 gene encoding uncharacterized protein, producing MKYGRFEFSSRVPTQHVSENCHPLLPPTVQHGVRPYARSKMPRLRWTRHLHQCFVDAVEQLGGEERATPKMVLDLMNVKGLTITHVKSHLQMYRSMKQEHMMQEAEATKNKKVRPTPPQTNHVWNSCNSNQYYYQGPATNYELPSCEETFTCFIPELIPPTTARPVILA from the exons ATGAAGTACGGTCGATTTGAGTTTTCAAGTAGAGTTCCGACACAACATGTGTCGGAAAACTGCCATCCATTGCTGCCACCCACCGTGCAACACGGCGTTAGGCCGTATGCTAGGTCTAAAATGCCTCGATTGAGATGGACTCGCCATCTTCATCAATGCTTTGTCGACGCTGTTGAACAACTCGGGGGGGAAGAAA GGGCAACTCCGAAAATGGTGCTGGATCTGATGAATGTGAAGGGGCTTACCATAACCCACGTCAAGAGCCATCTTCAG ATGTACAGGAGCATGAAGCAAGAGCATATGATGCAAG AAGCAGAAGCAACAAAAAACAAGAAGGTGCGACCCACTCCGCCGCAAACAAATCATGTATGGAATTCCTGCAACTCCAACCAGTACTATTATCAGGGACCAGCAACCAACTATGAGCTCCCCTCATGTGAAGAAACTTTCACCTGTTTCATCCCCGAGCTTATCCCTCCAACCACCGCCAGGCCTGTAATATTGGCGTAA